A single Calidifontibacter indicus DNA region contains:
- a CDS encoding aminotransferase class V-fold PLP-dependent enzyme: protein MRHDILELFDADPTVLHLNTGAFGMVPRTVRAAQQRWSDRIEANPVRFFRLECHDELQQVRHRVTDFLGVQTDSVALIRNVSEAVGVILDAIDLRAGDDIVVSDHGYPTVALAAGTRGAAVRTAPFGIDASDAEIAAAFAAQVGEHTRLVVVDAVTSPAGLELPVRAVVEAVAPVPVFVDAAHSAGTTELDIEPLGAAFWATNLHKWCYTPRGTGALWTAAPWRDRALPAVTSWTSYKGYPGAHDFPGTVDFSAMLAIPDGLDFWAAHGGLEIARRNRELLSVGSELVHRRLAMAFPGDLPGFDPSWPGRAAPGMRLVPLPDGLIESADDAAEVYERLSDRGIECPPAFWGGRSYLRLGSGLHVDELDYDRLAETLVATLRGLFA, encoded by the coding sequence ATACCGGTGCCTTCGGCATGGTGCCGCGGACGGTGCGTGCGGCGCAGCAACGCTGGAGCGACCGGATCGAAGCCAACCCGGTGCGCTTCTTCCGCCTCGAATGCCACGACGAACTGCAGCAGGTGCGGCACCGCGTCACCGACTTCCTCGGGGTGCAGACCGACTCCGTTGCCCTGATCCGCAACGTGTCGGAGGCCGTCGGGGTGATCCTCGACGCGATCGACCTACGGGCCGGGGACGACATCGTGGTGTCCGATCACGGCTACCCGACGGTCGCGCTCGCCGCGGGCACCAGGGGAGCCGCGGTGCGCACTGCCCCGTTCGGCATCGACGCGTCCGATGCCGAGATCGCCGCGGCGTTCGCCGCGCAGGTGGGGGAGCACACCAGACTGGTCGTGGTCGACGCCGTCACCTCACCGGCCGGTCTGGAGCTACCCGTGCGCGCCGTCGTGGAGGCGGTCGCACCGGTGCCGGTCTTCGTCGACGCGGCCCATTCGGCCGGCACCACCGAACTCGACATCGAGCCGCTCGGGGCGGCCTTCTGGGCGACCAATCTGCACAAGTGGTGCTACACGCCCCGCGGCACCGGCGCGTTGTGGACCGCCGCACCGTGGCGTGATCGGGCCCTGCCGGCGGTCACCTCCTGGACCTCGTACAAGGGCTACCCGGGCGCGCACGACTTCCCGGGCACGGTCGACTTCTCGGCCATGCTCGCCATTCCCGACGGCCTCGACTTCTGGGCCGCCCACGGCGGGCTCGAGATCGCGCGTCGCAATCGCGAACTACTCAGTGTGGGAAGCGAATTGGTGCACCGTCGCCTCGCGATGGCGTTCCCGGGTGACCTGCCCGGGTTCGATCCGTCGTGGCCCGGGCGCGCGGCGCCCGGCATGCGGTTGGTGCCGCTGCCCGACGGGCTGATCGAGTCGGCCGACGATGCCGCCGAGGTGTACGAGCGGTTGTCCGACCGGGGGATCGAGTGTCCGCCGGCGTTCTGGGGCGGGCGGTCCTACCTGCGGCTGGGCTCCGGGCTGCACGTCGACGAACTCGACTACGACCGGCTCGCCGAGACGTTGGTCGCGACGCTGCGTGGGCTCTTCGCCTAG
- a CDS encoding LGFP repeat-containing protein, whose translation MNLHRARSLCLSTVLSTALLAPFATSASAADGGAYAPNGVRVAGVSKAACARYPSGRDINVTRKMYEIGQKRNVSSKVMLAMFEAGWVESWLNNLNCGDADSLGIFQMRPSMGWGTRAQLQDVTYQVNKFLDVAVPIQSRYGTAGQLAQAVERSGYPYRYDQAQATAQKYINEAFQPYGTILTIWTKLGGVNGSLGGPLAAETDFQAGVRHVPFSRGIAARDSRGTWAIWGDNYRYWSSTGSSAKYGFPTMLPKAAQKSPTGTTGLTQGFQRGWIYWSSRTGSRAVMPAMQKAFVQYGAEGRVGFPISDTVTSATGTTQTFEKAVITVNSAGVASMQAR comes from the coding sequence ATGAACTTGCACCGCGCCCGAAGCCTCTGCCTGTCCACCGTCCTCAGCACCGCGCTCCTTGCGCCGTTCGCGACGTCCGCCTCGGCCGCCGACGGCGGCGCCTACGCCCCGAACGGCGTGCGGGTCGCGGGCGTGTCCAAGGCCGCCTGCGCGCGGTACCCGTCCGGCCGTGACATCAACGTCACCCGCAAGATGTACGAGATCGGCCAGAAGCGCAATGTCTCGTCCAAGGTGATGCTGGCGATGTTCGAGGCCGGCTGGGTGGAGTCGTGGCTGAACAACCTCAACTGCGGCGACGCCGACTCGCTCGGCATCTTCCAGATGCGGCCCAGCATGGGCTGGGGCACCCGCGCCCAGTTGCAGGACGTCACCTACCAGGTCAACAAGTTCCTCGACGTCGCGGTGCCGATCCAGAGTCGGTACGGCACCGCCGGCCAGCTCGCGCAGGCCGTCGAGCGCTCCGGCTACCCATACCGCTACGACCAGGCACAGGCCACCGCCCAGAAGTACATCAACGAGGCGTTCCAGCCCTACGGCACGATCCTGACGATCTGGACGAAGCTGGGCGGGGTGAATGGGTCACTGGGCGGACCGCTCGCCGCCGAGACCGACTTCCAGGCCGGGGTGCGGCACGTGCCCTTCTCCCGGGGCATCGCCGCCCGCGACTCCCGCGGCACCTGGGCCATCTGGGGCGACAACTACCGCTACTGGTCCTCTACCGGCTCGAGCGCCAAGTACGGATTCCCGACGATGCTGCCCAAGGCGGCCCAGAAGTCGCCGACCGGCACGACCGGCCTGACCCAGGGTTTCCAGCGCGGGTGGATCTACTGGTCGTCGCGCACCGGCTCGCGTGCCGTGATGCCGGCGATGCAGAAGGCGTTCGTGCAGTACGGCGCCGAGGGACGAGTCGGCTTCCCCATCAGCGACACCGTCACCTCCGCGACCGGCACCACCCAGACCTTCGAGAAGGCCGTGATCACGGTGAACTCCGCGGGTGTCGCCAGCATGCAGGCGCGCTAG
- the pyrH gene encoding UMP kinase → MTDSATSPTYKRVLLKLSGEVFGGGNIGLDPDVVKRIAAQIGEANRRGVQICVVIGGGNFFRGAELQQRGMDRVRADYMGMLGIVMNCLALQDFLEKEGIETRVQTAITMGQVAEPYIPRRAIRHMEKGRVVIFGAGMGMPFFSTDTVAVQRALESRCDAVLIAKNGVDGVMTADPKKDPSATLIDEVSYQEAMERELRVIDQTAFALGAENKLPMVVFGMEGDGNITRALQGERIGTLVVPA, encoded by the coding sequence ATGACCGATTCCGCCACCAGCCCGACGTACAAGCGAGTGCTCCTGAAGCTCTCGGGTGAAGTGTTCGGAGGCGGGAACATCGGCCTCGACCCCGACGTCGTCAAGCGCATCGCCGCCCAGATCGGTGAGGCCAACCGGCGTGGCGTGCAGATCTGCGTGGTGATCGGCGGCGGCAACTTCTTCCGCGGCGCCGAACTGCAGCAGCGCGGCATGGACCGTGTGCGTGCCGACTACATGGGCATGCTCGGCATCGTCATGAACTGCCTCGCCCTGCAGGACTTCCTGGAGAAGGAAGGCATCGAGACCCGAGTGCAGACCGCGATCACGATGGGTCAGGTCGCCGAGCCGTACATCCCGCGGCGTGCGATCCGACACATGGAGAAGGGACGCGTCGTCATCTTCGGCGCCGGCATGGGCATGCCGTTCTTCTCCACCGACACCGTCGCGGTCCAGCGCGCCCTGGAGAGCCGCTGCGACGCGGTCCTCATCGCCAAGAACGGTGTCGACGGCGTCATGACCGCCGACCCGAAGAAGGACCCGAGCGCCACGCTCATCGACGAGGTGAGCTACCAGGAGGCGATGGAGCGCGAACTGCGCGTCATCGACCAGACCGCGTTCGCCCTCGGCGCCGAGAACAAGCTGCCGATGGTCGTCTTCGGGATGGAAGGCGACGGCAATATCACCCGTGCGCTGCAAGGTGAGAGGATCGGGACGTTGGTCGTCCCGGCCTGA
- the frr gene encoding ribosome recycling factor yields the protein MSVEESLFEAEDKMEKAVEVAKEDFSAIRTGRANAAMFNKLTVDYYGAPTPLQQLASFQTPEARTVLVQPFDKSAMAAIEKALRESDLGVNPSNDGNVIRIILPQLTEERRRDYIKIARDKAEHARVSVRSIRRKAKEEIDRLVKDGDIGEDEGARGEKDLESLTKKHVDIVDALLKGKEAELLEV from the coding sequence ATGAGTGTCGAAGAGAGCCTGTTCGAGGCCGAGGACAAGATGGAGAAGGCCGTCGAGGTGGCCAAGGAGGACTTCTCCGCGATCCGCACCGGTCGGGCCAACGCGGCGATGTTCAACAAGCTGACCGTCGACTACTACGGTGCGCCGACCCCGCTGCAGCAGCTCGCGTCGTTCCAGACGCCGGAGGCCCGCACCGTCCTCGTGCAGCCGTTCGACAAGTCGGCCATGGCCGCGATCGAGAAGGCGCTGCGCGAGTCCGACCTCGGGGTCAACCCGAGCAACGACGGCAACGTCATCCGCATCATCCTGCCGCAGCTGACCGAGGAGCGCCGCCGCGACTACATCAAGATCGCGCGCGACAAGGCCGAGCACGCCCGCGTCTCGGTGCGCAGCATCCGTCGCAAGGCCAAGGAAGAAATCGACCGCTTGGTCAAGGACGGCGACATCGGCGAGGACGAGGGCGCGCGCGGCGAGAAGGACCTCGAGTCGCTCACCAAGAAGCACGTCGACATCGTCGACGCGCTGCTCAAGGGCAAGGAAGCCGAACTGCTCGAGGTCTGA
- a CDS encoding phosphatidate cytidylyltransferase: protein MSEPVDTGAPQPDPAAATAVTPEATRRSTRGSTRAGGGAPATAPHNPTPRAGRNLYAAVGVGVFLGAVVLASLFIRKEAFVVVATVAAVVATWELLRAMAEGDIHPPVVPTFVGAAVIPPVAYAFGPEALASAVALTFVAILVWRSIGSTRDAARDIAGGFFTTLYVPSLVSFAILLVSPDDGPSRIVVFILTTICSDIGGYAVGVLFGKHPMAPTVSPKKSWEGFAGSVVSCVLAGSLAVHFLLDGRWWVGALMGCCVVVAATIGDLCESMIKRDLGIKDMSNLIPGHGGLMDRLDSLVIAAPVTWAILTPFVAVH from the coding sequence ATGAGCGAACCCGTCGACACCGGTGCGCCGCAGCCCGATCCGGCTGCGGCGACCGCTGTCACCCCCGAGGCCACCCGTCGGTCGACCCGTGGGTCGACGCGTGCCGGTGGTGGGGCGCCGGCGACGGCGCCGCACAACCCGACCCCGCGCGCCGGTCGCAACCTCTATGCCGCGGTCGGCGTCGGCGTGTTCCTCGGCGCCGTCGTGCTCGCGTCGTTGTTCATCCGCAAGGAAGCCTTCGTGGTGGTCGCCACGGTTGCCGCGGTGGTGGCGACCTGGGAGTTGCTGCGTGCGATGGCCGAGGGCGACATCCACCCGCCGGTGGTGCCCACCTTCGTCGGCGCCGCCGTCATCCCCCCGGTGGCGTACGCGTTCGGTCCGGAGGCGCTCGCCAGCGCGGTGGCGCTGACCTTCGTCGCGATCCTGGTGTGGCGTTCGATCGGGTCGACCCGCGACGCGGCACGGGACATCGCCGGTGGCTTCTTCACCACGTTGTACGTGCCGAGTCTGGTGTCGTTCGCGATCCTGCTGGTGAGCCCCGACGACGGTCCCAGCCGGATCGTGGTGTTCATCCTCACGACCATCTGCTCCGACATCGGTGGCTACGCCGTCGGAGTGCTCTTCGGCAAGCACCCGATGGCACCCACGGTGTCTCCGAAGAAGTCCTGGGAGGGCTTCGCCGGGTCGGTGGTGTCGTGCGTGCTGGCCGGTTCGCTCGCCGTCCACTTCCTGCTCGACGGACGCTGGTGGGTCGGGGCGCTCATGGGGTGCTGTGTCGTGGTGGCCGCGACGATCGGCGACCTGTGCGAGTCGATGATCAAGCGCGACCTCGGCATCAAGGACATGAGCAACCTCATTCCCGGCCACGGCGGTCTGATGGACCGCCTCGACTCCCTGGTGATCGCCGCCCCGGTCACCTGGGCCATCCTGACCCCCTTCGTAGCGGTGCACTGA
- the rlmN gene encoding 23S rRNA (adenine(2503)-C(2))-methyltransferase RlmN has protein sequence MTELPNPTTRRPVPGQLTFTAPRRGKPPAHLADLDDAGRKEAVEKLGHKGFRAKQLSTHYFEHLVTDPEQMTDLPKASREELVQAMLPPLLTPIKSLVADNGRTIKQVHRLFDGALVESVIMRYPGRVTMCISSQAGCGMNCPFCATGQEGLTRNLSTAEIVEQVVAGARMLRSGELAGGDADDREAPLRVSNVVFMGMGEALANYRQSVNAIRRLTEAPPSGLGMSARGLTMSTVGLVPAIDKLAAEGIPVTLALSLHAPDDELRDELVPINNRWKVDEALDAAYRYYKATGRRVSIEYALIKDINDHSWRADLLGEKLAARGKGWVHVNPIPLNPTPGSKWTASRKGVEQQFVERLRAHGIPTTVRDTRGSDIDGACGQLAASTA, from the coding sequence ATGACTGAACTGCCCAACCCCACCACCCGCCGTCCCGTGCCGGGCCAGCTGACCTTCACCGCGCCGCGGCGCGGCAAGCCGCCGGCACACCTCGCCGACCTCGACGACGCCGGCCGCAAGGAAGCCGTCGAGAAGCTCGGCCACAAGGGCTTCCGGGCCAAGCAGTTGTCGACCCACTACTTCGAGCACCTCGTCACCGACCCCGAGCAGATGACCGACCTGCCGAAGGCGAGCCGCGAGGAACTCGTGCAGGCGATGCTGCCGCCGCTGTTGACGCCCATCAAGTCGCTGGTTGCCGACAACGGACGCACGATCAAGCAGGTGCACCGGTTGTTCGACGGCGCCCTCGTGGAGTCGGTGATCATGCGTTATCCCGGCCGCGTCACGATGTGCATCTCCAGCCAGGCGGGCTGTGGCATGAACTGCCCGTTCTGCGCCACCGGACAGGAAGGGCTCACCCGCAACCTGTCGACCGCCGAGATCGTCGAGCAGGTCGTCGCCGGTGCGCGGATGTTGCGCTCGGGCGAGCTCGCGGGCGGCGACGCCGATGACCGCGAGGCACCGCTGCGGGTGTCGAACGTCGTCTTCATGGGCATGGGTGAGGCCCTGGCCAACTACCGGCAGTCGGTCAACGCGATCCGCCGACTCACCGAGGCACCGCCGTCCGGGCTCGGGATGAGCGCCCGCGGCCTGACGATGTCGACGGTCGGTCTCGTGCCGGCGATCGACAAGCTGGCGGCCGAGGGCATCCCGGTCACGCTGGCGCTCAGCCTGCACGCGCCCGACGACGAACTGCGTGACGAGCTCGTGCCGATCAACAACCGGTGGAAGGTCGACGAGGCGCTCGACGCGGCGTACCGCTACTACAAGGCCACCGGACGCCGCGTGTCGATCGAGTACGCGCTCATCAAGGACATCAACGACCACTCCTGGCGGGCCGACCTGCTGGGGGAGAAGCTGGCCGCTCGCGGCAAGGGCTGGGTGCACGTCAACCCGATCCCGCTCAACCCGACGCCGGGGTCGAAGTGGACGGCGTCCCGCAAGGGCGTCGAGCAGCAGTTCGTCGAGCGTCTGCGCGCCCACGGCATCCCGACGACGGTGCGTGACACCCGCGGATCCGACATCGACGGTGCGTGCGGGCAGTTGGCGGCCTCGACCGCCTGA
- a CDS encoding mycothiol transferase, whose protein sequence is MRPQELLLEGIARSQQVAHSLVDASDADTLNRRPNEQANSITWLVWHLARQQDAQIAALAGADQVWLADGWAEKFGLDLPADSTGYGHTADDVAKVRVDDPALLTGYLDAAVAATGRYLASLGDDDWDEVIDESWDPPVTRAVRLVSIVDDAAQHAGQAAYVRSLVG, encoded by the coding sequence ATGAGACCGCAAGAGCTTCTCCTCGAAGGCATCGCGCGCAGCCAGCAGGTTGCGCACTCCCTTGTCGACGCGTCGGACGCCGACACGCTCAACCGGCGTCCGAACGAGCAGGCCAACTCGATCACCTGGCTGGTCTGGCACCTTGCCCGGCAACAGGACGCGCAGATCGCGGCGCTGGCCGGCGCCGACCAGGTCTGGCTGGCCGACGGTTGGGCCGAGAAGTTCGGGCTCGATCTGCCGGCCGACTCCACCGGATACGGCCACACCGCCGACGACGTCGCGAAGGTGCGGGTCGACGACCCAGCCTTGTTGACCGGCTATCTGGACGCGGCCGTCGCGGCCACCGGCCGCTACCTCGCCTCCCTCGGCGACGACGACTGGGACGAGGTGATCGACGAATCGTGGGATCCGCCGGTGACCCGTGCGGTGCGGCTGGTGAGCATCGTCGACGACGCCGCCCAGCACGCCGGGCAGGCGGCCTACGTGCGCAGCCTGGTCGGCTGA
- a CDS encoding Rossmann fold nucleotide-binding protein: MGRVTPPEVESLAVLDRLLHGPDDALRHARLQNLDLAARESELLDHKDFHGVVVLGGNLTTDLERHMRKHGAVVFISDPSTPVSSFRSELYDYTELYAGLNDRGYAQTPDASAYRWSRDARSEHDAYATLQRAVHDDCISDALHEWVAGRRVAGVMGGHAVRRGTPGFAEAAGLGAHLANAGLSVATGGGPGAMEAANLGALLGDSPDLQRALTDLAKAPDFHDVDAWAKAAWAVRERVQPVSDHRSLGVPTWFYGHEPPNLFGSAIAKYFSNALREDVLLAICNAGIAVLPGAAGTVQEIFQVATRLYYATEPGPPLVLVGRDQWTVRVPVWAALEALGAKSPLGASIHLVDTVDEAATVLLDGATR, translated from the coding sequence ATGGGCCGGGTGACCCCGCCCGAAGTCGAATCCCTCGCCGTCCTCGACCGGCTGTTGCACGGCCCCGACGACGCACTGCGCCACGCGCGGTTGCAGAACCTCGACCTGGCCGCCCGCGAGTCGGAACTGCTGGACCACAAGGACTTCCACGGTGTCGTCGTGCTCGGTGGCAACCTCACCACCGATCTCGAACGCCACATGCGCAAGCACGGCGCGGTGGTCTTCATCTCCGATCCGAGCACCCCGGTCTCGTCGTTCCGTAGCGAGCTCTACGACTACACCGAGCTCTACGCGGGGCTGAACGACCGCGGGTACGCGCAGACTCCCGACGCGTCCGCCTACCGGTGGAGCCGCGACGCGCGCAGTGAGCACGACGCCTACGCCACCCTGCAACGAGCCGTGCACGACGACTGCATCTCCGACGCACTGCACGAGTGGGTCGCGGGCCGCCGCGTCGCCGGGGTCATGGGTGGGCACGCCGTACGGCGCGGCACGCCGGGTTTCGCGGAGGCGGCCGGGCTCGGCGCCCACCTCGCCAACGCCGGGCTCAGCGTGGCCACCGGCGGCGGTCCCGGCGCGATGGAGGCGGCGAATCTCGGTGCGCTGCTTGGGGATTCACCCGACCTGCAACGCGCCCTCACCGATCTGGCGAAGGCGCCTGATTTCCACGACGTCGACGCCTGGGCGAAGGCTGCGTGGGCGGTGCGCGAGCGGGTGCAGCCTGTGTCGGATCATCGCTCGCTCGGTGTGCCGACCTGGTTCTACGGGCACGAGCCGCCGAACCTGTTCGGTTCGGCGATCGCGAAGTACTTCAGCAACGCCCTGCGCGAGGACGTGCTGCTCGCAATCTGCAACGCCGGAATCGCCGTGCTGCCCGGTGCCGCGGGCACCGTGCAGGAGATCTTCCAGGTGGCGACCCGGCTGTACTACGCCACCGAGCCCGGCCCGCCGTTGGTGCTGGTCGGCCGCGACCAGTGGACGGTGCGGGTGCCGGTGTGGGCCGCGCTCGAGGCACTCGGCGCGAAGTCACCGCTCGGCGCGTCGATCCACCTCGTCGACACGGTCGACGAGGCAGCCACGGTGCTGCTCGACGGTGCCACCCGATAG
- a CDS encoding AAA family ATPase, with product MISTVAIAGYRSFRDVALPLSGLTVVTGGNGAGKSSLYRALRLLADCGTGDVIGSLAREGGLQSALWAGPATLTAARRGAPVQGIMRGGKPISLQLGCATDDFGYLVDLGIPQDSQSVFARDPEIKREAVFTGPVMRPATTLVRRKRRLVEQREGRSWAEVGQLPSHRSMLTEFADPHRFVELAAMRHELRRWRFYDGFRTDADAPARAPQVATRTPVLSGDGHDLAATVATTLEAGFAGLPEAVADAFEGSELQLQVYDDGRLQIALRQPGMLRALRATELSDGTLRFLLWAAALTSVDRPTLMVLNEPETSLHPSLVPALGRLIRGTVEATQVVVVTHSDELIRALDPTPFEPDEPIEERLLIELYKDLGESLVRGFGWLSKPAWEWGSR from the coding sequence ATGATCTCGACCGTTGCGATCGCCGGCTATCGCTCGTTCCGCGATGTCGCACTGCCGCTGTCGGGGCTGACGGTCGTGACCGGTGGCAACGGAGCCGGTAAGAGCTCGCTCTACCGCGCGCTGCGCCTGCTCGCCGACTGCGGCACCGGCGACGTCATCGGATCGCTGGCTCGCGAAGGTGGTCTGCAGTCGGCGCTGTGGGCCGGGCCGGCGACGCTCACCGCCGCGCGCCGCGGAGCTCCCGTGCAGGGCATCATGCGCGGCGGCAAGCCGATCAGTCTGCAATTGGGTTGTGCCACCGACGACTTCGGCTATCTCGTCGATCTCGGCATCCCGCAGGACTCCCAGTCGGTGTTCGCCCGCGACCCCGAGATCAAACGTGAGGCCGTGTTCACCGGCCCGGTGATGCGTCCGGCGACGACCTTGGTGCGGCGCAAACGCCGACTGGTCGAGCAGCGTGAGGGGCGGTCCTGGGCCGAGGTCGGGCAGCTACCCAGCCACCGTTCGATGCTCACCGAGTTCGCCGATCCGCACCGCTTCGTCGAACTCGCCGCGATGCGTCACGAGTTGCGCCGGTGGCGCTTCTACGACGGCTTCCGCACCGACGCCGACGCGCCGGCGCGTGCCCCGCAGGTGGCGACGCGCACGCCGGTGCTCTCCGGCGACGGCCACGATCTGGCGGCCACCGTCGCCACGACGCTCGAGGCGGGGTTCGCGGGGTTGCCCGAGGCGGTCGCCGACGCATTCGAGGGCAGCGAACTGCAACTCCAGGTCTACGACGACGGACGCCTGCAGATCGCGCTGCGCCAACCCGGCATGTTGCGTGCCCTGCGGGCCACCGAACTCTCCGACGGCACACTGCGATTCCTGCTCTGGGCCGCGGCGCTGACCTCGGTCGACCGGCCGACCCTCATGGTGCTCAACGAGCCGGAGACCTCTCTTCATCCCTCGCTCGTGCCCGCGCTCGGACGGCTGATCCGCGGCACGGTCGAGGCCACCCAGGTCGTGGTCGTGACCCACAGCGACGAGCTGATCCGGGCACTCGACCCCACCCCGTTCGAGCCTGACGAACCCATCGAGGAGCGCCTGCTCATCGAGCTCTACAAAGACCTCGGTGAGTCGCTGGTGCGCGGGTTCGGCTGGCTCAGCAAGCCGGCGTGGGAGTGGGGCAGCCGGTGA
- a CDS encoding thiamine phosphate synthase: MTRRLLDLRCYLVTSGTDRRTVEVAAAAAAAGAGVVQVRAKQLDTRALLALVVTIADEVHRANAATTVLVDDRADVAFAAARTGAPVHGVHLGTDDLPADAARAMLGPDAVVGLTTGTVELARWADLQADHIDYIGAGPFRRTPTKDSGREPLGLAGYPPIVAATGLPVVAIGDVTPDDVADLMSTGIAGVALVRAIMQAADPAEVVRRVLTGCPTPTPAC, encoded by the coding sequence GTGACGAGACGTCTGCTCGACCTGCGGTGTTACCTGGTGACCTCGGGCACCGACCGACGCACCGTCGAGGTGGCTGCGGCCGCTGCGGCCGCTGGGGCCGGGGTGGTGCAGGTGCGCGCGAAGCAGCTCGACACCCGCGCACTGCTTGCTCTGGTGGTGACGATCGCGGACGAGGTGCATCGGGCGAACGCAGCGACGACGGTGCTGGTCGATGACCGCGCCGACGTCGCGTTCGCCGCGGCGCGCACTGGTGCCCCGGTGCACGGCGTGCATCTGGGCACCGACGACCTGCCCGCCGACGCGGCCCGGGCCATGCTCGGGCCGGACGCCGTCGTCGGGCTCACCACGGGCACCGTCGAGCTCGCACGGTGGGCGGACCTCCAGGCCGACCACATCGACTACATAGGCGCGGGACCGTTTCGACGTACGCCGACCAAGGACTCCGGCCGCGAGCCACTCGGGCTCGCGGGCTACCCGCCGATCGTCGCGGCCACCGGCCTTCCGGTGGTGGCGATCGGCGACGTCACCCCCGACGACGTGGCCGACCTGATGTCGACCGGCATCGCCGGGGTGGCGCTCGTGCGGGCGATCATGCAGGCAGCCGACCCGGCGGAGGTGGTTCGGCGCGTGCTCACCGGCTGCCCCACTCCCACGCCGGCTTGCTGA
- the thiM gene encoding hydroxyethylthiazole kinase — protein sequence MQPETIAAVIEKTRGRDPLVHCIVGPAVAQLVADGLLAAGARPLMTATLAEAPALVQGTDALLVNLGMLSDEATRAVLPTVATAREKHLPWVLDPVAVGPAPVRTTLALNLIRHRPTIVRGNASEVSVLAGGDGGATGPDSVLGSMEVESAAQLVAAQAGCTVAVSGQPDVITDGSRVVRVHNGVPLLTRVTGTGCLLGALTAACSTVADPFDAALTATVWLTVAAEHAAATEHGPGSFRVALVDNLHTLDATTIARQAKW from the coding sequence GTGCAGCCTGAGACCATCGCCGCGGTGATCGAGAAGACCCGCGGGCGTGATCCGCTGGTGCACTGCATCGTCGGGCCGGCGGTGGCTCAGTTGGTGGCCGACGGGCTGCTGGCTGCCGGCGCCCGGCCGTTGATGACCGCCACGCTAGCGGAGGCGCCGGCCCTGGTCCAGGGCACCGACGCATTGCTGGTCAACCTCGGCATGCTGTCCGACGAGGCCACGCGAGCCGTGCTGCCCACCGTCGCCACGGCTCGCGAGAAGCACCTGCCGTGGGTGCTCGACCCGGTGGCGGTCGGTCCGGCACCGGTGCGAACCACGCTGGCGCTCAACCTGATCCGGCATCGACCGACGATCGTGCGCGGTAACGCATCGGAGGTGTCCGTCCTGGCCGGAGGTGACGGCGGGGCGACCGGCCCGGACAGCGTGTTGGGCTCGATGGAGGTGGAGTCGGCGGCGCAGCTCGTGGCCGCACAGGCCGGTTGCACGGTCGCAGTGTCCGGCCAACCCGACGTGATCACGGATGGGTCGCGCGTGGTCAGGGTGCACAACGGGGTGCCCCTGCTCACCCGGGTGACCGGCACGGGTTGCCTGCTCGGTGCGCTCACGGCGGCCTGCTCCACGGTGGCCGACCCCTTCGATGCGGCGTTGACCGCGACCGTCTGGCTGACCGTCGCCGCCGAACACGCAGCGGCGACCGAGCACGGTCCCGGGTCGTTCCGGGTGGCGCTCGTCGACAACCTCCACACCCTCGACGCGACAACGATTGCGCGGCAGGCGAAGTGGTGA